The nucleotide sequence GGATACGCGGGTGAGGTCGTCGGGCATCTGGCTGGTGGGGATGCCGTCGCGGATGCACACGATGTCCTGGATGACGCGGTTGAGCGCGTGGCCGTTGACGCGGTTGAGGGCCTGGGCCTCGATCACGAGGTCCTCCTTGGCGGCGTAGATGGCCTCGGCGGAGGACGGGTTGTCGGAGACGATGCCCAGGGAGGAGATGGGGACGTTGGTGGCGGCGGCGAACTCGGCGGCGAGCTGGCGCTTGACGTCGAGGAAGGGCTGCATGGACTGCTGGGGGATGACTTCCAGCTTGGGCAGTTCACCGTCCTCGTCCTTCGGCAGGGACTTTAGGCGGCCCATGTACCAGGTCCACAGGGGTGTGGGCTGGCCGCTCTCGTCCTGGAACATGGCCTCGTCGGCGCCCAGTAGCAGCAGTGCGGGGGCGGCGTACAGGTCGGAGGAGATCTCTGTGCGGTAGCCGGCGCGGACCGCGCGGTCCACGATGGACATGACCTCGCGGCTGATCCGGGAGTGGCCGAAGGGGCGGCCCAGGGACGGCCGGTAGGCCAGGGCCTCCATGGGGACGCGCCCGAGGGCGTGGTCCATGCGGGCGAGGGCCGTCCAGCCGCGGTCAGAGCGGGCCAGGCGTGTCACGTGCGTGCGGGTGAGCAGCAGGGCCCCGATGGGGCGTCCCAGGTCATCGCGGGAGTCCAGCACCAGGCCAGCCTCCAGGTGGCGGCGGCGGGCGTCCCACAGGCCGGTAGCCCACTGGGCGTCCGCGCCGGTGACCACCACGGGTGGGTCATCGGTGCCCTCCTGGCCAGGCATGACCACGGCGAAGGAGCAGGAGTAGGTCAGCTCGGCGTCAATCAGCTCGGGCACCAGCACGTCAAACCGGTTCTGCCCCAGGATCGCGGCGAGATCAAAGGGGTCATCCTGCCCGGACGGGGAGGTGACACCATCCCACATGCACCGGGAGGACAGGGCCGTGACGGCCTTGTCCGGCCAGCCGCACACGACGTCAAGCTGGTGGCGCATGTACTCCGGGACGGACGCACCCAGCCAGGCCAGCTCCTGGTGCATGAGCCGGTAGCGGGCACGCAGCACGTTACGGCCGACCTTCCGGGACCACTGGGTCAGCAGGCGGCCCATCAGCTCGGCGTCGTCGTCGGACAGGCCCACCACGCTGGTGGGTACATTCACGGTCAGCGGCGCAGCCGTCATCAGGTCATCACCACGCCTCTCCTGATCGCAGTTGCCCTCGGCCGGCGCTTGGTTGTTTTCACTGCCCAGGCCGCCAGCGTGGCGGCGTCCAGGCCCGCAGAGGTCATCCCCTCGGGGGCCTGCCAGCCGAACCCGCCCCCGTTGCCGATCCGGCGGCGGGAGACCACGGCGGCCTCCTCCTCCAGCTCCGGGTCCTGCAAGTGAGTCAAGGTCTGCTCACGGATCGCGGCGTCAAACATGGCGTGCGCGGTGATCACGTCCGCCGCCGTCGGAGTCCACAAGACCTTCGCGGGGATTCCCTCGGCGCGCAGACGCTCGATCAGGTCACCCGCGCCGGACTTGCCGTCCACCACGATCTGCGCCCACCGGTCACGGTGAGCCACCAGGTAGTCCACCACCCACTGCACCCCGTGACCCATCTGGCGCACGCCCTGCTCGGTGCACAGCTCCACATGCACCCGCCGGGTGCGCTCCCTGGGCGCCTTGCGCCACTGCGCGCGAGTCATGATCTCCCGCCCGGCGCGAGCCACGGCCACCGTCGACCCATCCGCAGCGAAACGCACGGCGGCGCACCACCTGGCACCGACCGGAGCGTCCTCGACCTCCAGGGCCTTCCACACGGACCGGCCGATAGCCTGATCCGATAGCGCCGGGTCCCAGATCCCCAGGCCCTCACGGCGGAAGGACTCGGGGCCGAGCTGCCGCTTCATCCGCAGGATCGACGACTCCGGGGTGCGGTGCGGGTAGGACGGGTTGGCCTTGCGCCACTGGGCGCGGGCGTTCGGATCAGCCGTGTCATCCGCCCCCAGCTCGACGTACAGGCCATCGCGCAGATCCCCCTCCAGGGCCTGCCTGCGGAAGGTGGCGAAGGCCTCGGACGGGTCCGTGGGCTTCGGGGGCGTGCCCATCCGGATGATCAGCGGGTTAGGGCTGGTGTTCGTGGACGGCACCATGTCATCCAGGGCGCGCTGCCCCAGGATCTGGGCCTCGTCGAAGATCAGCACGTCCACGCCCGCGAAGCCACGCCCGAAGCCGCCTTCGCGGGCGCCGAACAGGATTCGGGAGCCATTGTGGAACCGGATCTGCTGCTCGCCGTTCGCGCGCCTGACTCCGCCGGCGGGCACGTAGCGTGCGGCCGCTGGCCGGCGGACGACGCCCTGCATGTACTCGAAGGTCTCGTCGGCCGTCCGTGTGCGGTGGGCGGTCCACAGCACCAGCAGGCCCGGCTGCAGCGTGCACAGGGCGAACATTGCCGAGCCGACCGTGTAGGTCTTGCCGACCTGCCGCGGCATGGACATTTGCACGCCGTCGATTCCGGCCGCGTACAGGCCATCCGCCCGCTTGGCGAAGATGCACCGGCCCAGGCCGTCCTGCCACTCGTCGAAGGTCGAGCCTATGCGGGCGCACCGGTCACGAATCGCCGGCCACCCCGTCGAGGCGACGCCCTCCGGGAGGATCAGGTGCTTAGCGACGTCCGAGAGCCGGTCCCGCCGCGGGCTAGACCGCCTCCCAGTCCTCGTCCTCGGTGGCGTCGCCCGACTCATCCAGGGCCTCCTTCTCGCCCTCCTCGATCACACGCACCTGCGCGTCAATCTCCAGCAGCCGCCGAGAGATCGACGCCAGGTCCCGCGGAGAGGTCTTGTCCGAGTCCAGAGCCCTCGCCAAGCGCTTACGCATCGTCGTGAGCACGTCCTTGCGGGAGCCGCGCTCCGCAGCCTCCAGCACCGACGACGGCGCCGCCGGCGCCTCGGGCTCCGCCTCCGCCACGGGCGGGGTGTCGGGGACTGCCCGCAGCTGAGGCTTGCGCGCCTTCCGGGGCCGACCAGCCATCCCGAATCACCCCCAGCCGCGAGCGCCCGATGTGGGAAAACGTTGGAATCGTGGGAAAAACAGCGGGGAGAGAACCCGCTATGCCTTTGGGGGGCCGAGCCCGGAGGGGGGAGGGGGTACTCCCCCGTCCCAGCCCGCGGCGGGCCGGTCACCAGTCGCCGGACTCGGCAGTGTCCCGGACCCTCACCGGCGAGGGCAGCCGACGACGGCGCTTACGGGCACGGACCCTACCATCGCCCTTGCGCAGATTGCACGAGCGGCACAGGATCTGCAGATTCTCCAGCTCATCCGTGCCGCCCTGAGCCCAGGGAATGATGTGGTCCACCTCAGCGGACCTCGGAGTCCGCCCCACGGCCCAGTCCAGCTCCACGCCGCAGCGCGGGCAGCGCGTCAGCCCAGCAGCGCGAGCCCGACGCTTCACCGTCGCTGCCAAGTGCAGCCACTTCGTGGTCCCGGTGCGAGAGGTTGCCATGCGGCACACCTCCCGGCTGTTAGTCGCGGCCTTCTGCCCTTCGCCGCTGGCGTTGTTCACGGAAGCGGGTCAGCTTGGCGGGCTGCTGGTAGACCGCATCGAGCAACACGCTCATGAAGTTCAGAACGTCGTCGCACTCTTCCTCGGTGACTTCCTGGATGAAGTCCCCGTGGGCCATCTCGTTGCCCATGTGCCGGATCTCGTGCGCCGTCTCTGTCACCAGCGGTGAGATGAGCTGCCGCTCCTGCAACGTGTTGATCTTCGACATCAGGGAGCCGTCGGTAATGCCCTGGTCCTTCGCTACCGCTTCCACCACCGACCGTGCCAGCAGGATCGCGGCCCGGTAGGAGCGGATGGAGTAGCAGGCGTAAGCCTCGGACGCAGCATCACTGATCGGGGAAG is from Actinomyces sp. 432 and encodes:
- a CDS encoding phage portal protein → MTAAPLTVNVPTSVVGLSDDDAELMGRLLTQWSRKVGRNVLRARYRLMHQELAWLGASVPEYMRHQLDVVCGWPDKAVTALSSRCMWDGVTSPSGQDDPFDLAAILGQNRFDVLVPELIDAELTYSCSFAVVMPGQEGTDDPPVVVTGADAQWATGLWDARRRHLEAGLVLDSRDDLGRPIGALLLTRTHVTRLARSDRGWTALARMDHALGRVPMEALAYRPSLGRPFGHSRISREVMSIVDRAVRAGYRTEISSDLYAAPALLLLGADEAMFQDESGQPTPLWTWYMGRLKSLPKDEDGELPKLEVIPQQSMQPFLDVKRQLAAEFAAATNVPISSLGIVSDNPSSAEAIYAAKEDLVIEAQALNRVNGHALNRVIQDIVCIRDGIPTSQMPDDLTRVSTRWRNPAMPSVVSQSDAMVKQIQAIPALADTDVALEELGYTGEQITRIRSQLRRAGARSVLDQLSAGASAAADAPVAGSAPVEGA
- a CDS encoding terminase, with translation MSRATPPRTRTGRRSSPRRDRLSDVAKHLILPEGVASTGWPAIRDRCARIGSTFDEWQDGLGRCIFAKRADGLYAAGIDGVQMSMPRQVGKTYTVGSAMFALCTLQPGLLVLWTAHRTRTADETFEYMQGVVRRPAAARYVPAGGVRRANGEQQIRFHNGSRILFGAREGGFGRGFAGVDVLIFDEAQILGQRALDDMVPSTNTSPNPLIIRMGTPPKPTDPSEAFATFRRQALEGDLRDGLYVELGADDTADPNARAQWRKANPSYPHRTPESSILRMKRQLGPESFRREGLGIWDPALSDQAIGRSVWKALEVEDAPVGARWCAAVRFAADGSTVAVARAGREIMTRAQWRKAPRERTRRVHVELCTEQGVRQMGHGVQWVVDYLVAHRDRWAQIVVDGKSGAGDLIERLRAEGIPAKVLWTPTAADVITAHAMFDAAIREQTLTHLQDPELEEEAAVVSRRRIGNGGGFGWQAPEGMTSAGLDAATLAAWAVKTTKRRPRATAIRRGVVMT
- a CDS encoding HNH endonuclease; its protein translation is MATSRTGTTKWLHLAATVKRRARAAGLTRCPRCGVELDWAVGRTPRSAEVDHIIPWAQGGTDELENLQILCRSCNLRKGDGRVRARKRRRRLPSPVRVRDTAESGDW
- a CDS encoding DUF4145 domain-containing protein encodes the protein MALAKVGANDGLNARVNMDSDPRIAWVPENVLGKEFPDVPSPISDAASEAYACYSIRSYRAAILLARSVVEAVAKDQGITDGSLMSKINTLQERQLISPLVTETAHEIRHMGNEMAHGDFIQEVTEEECDDVLNFMSVLLDAVYQQPAKLTRFREQRQRRRAEGRD